The Rhododendron vialii isolate Sample 1 chromosome 3a, ASM3025357v1 nucleotide sequence ACATTAATGATCTATTTGCACACTATTATAGTTAGATACCCAATAATCATTTTTACAGAGTTTGAGACAACCATCTAGGGGAGATGTGGGCCCGCAGTGGATATTTCATCATGACAGTGAACTCCTGCTTCTCCGATAGATCAACGGTATCTCTTTCCACAGCGGTCCAttcaaaataccaaaccaaattcGCTAGAAAAAACTCCAAGTGAAGCATAGCCATCCCAGCTGCTGGACAAATTCTCCTTCCTGCCCCAAACGGCATCATTTTGATCTCCCTTCTTCCTGTTATATCGAACAAATCTGGTGCCCCATCGCCACCGCTAATAGTATTAGTAAAGAACCTCTCAGGCTTGAACTCCATAGGTTCATCCCACACCTTTGGGTCCAACCCGATGTCCGCCACCATGAAGTTGATCATCGCACCCTTGGGCACCAGGTAACCATCCAATTCTACGTCATTGGTCACCGTGTGGGGCAAGACAAAGTGCCCCGGTGGGTGGCGCCTAAGACCTTCCAAAACCACAGATTTTAAGTACGGCATTCTCTGTAAATCCTCCTCCTTAATCATTACCATGTTCTCATTCTTCTCTCTGAGTTGCGGCGATGGGCCCACAATGCCATGGATTTCTTCGTACACCTTGGTTTGAACATGAGGGTACTTGACCAAATTGGCCATGATCCATTGCAATGCGGTGGAGGTTGTATCGGTGCCTCCATCGAGGAACTCGCCACAAAGGCTCACCATCTCCTTCTCGTTGAGCTTTCTCTTTTCATCCGGAAGCTCCAGATCCAACAAGGTGTCCACATATGCCACCACACTCTCTTTGTAAGATTCCGTTTTCTCCTGTTGTCGTCGTTTAACAACTTCCCTTCGGGATCTGATAAGAGGGATTAAGACATCTTCTTGACTCTGACGTAGCTGTAAGAGTTCCTTCCAACGATTATGAAACACTATCTTACCTGAAAAAAAGCAGTAGCTTGAATAGTGTGTTGACATATGTAAATTAAA carries:
- the LOC131319990 gene encoding cytochrome P450 89A2-like, whose translation is METWFIIIISLCISALIKPIFNLVFPPPTSNHKVKKKNLPPGPTTIPLIGNFIFLRRNFSEFESAIRSFRAKHGPIITLRVGSRPAIFIGTPALAHQALVQNGAVFSDRPRALATGKVISSNQHSISSAGYGPTWRLLRRNLMSEILHPSRVKSYSAARQWVLEILFERLVGSRSAAEGVQLVDHFQYAMFCLLVLMCFGDKLGEKQIRDVERVQRQMLVNFSRFDILNIWPMLGKIVFHNRWKELLQLRQSQEDVLIPLIRSRREVVKRRQQEKTESYKESVVAYVDTLLDLELPDEKRKLNEKEMVSLCGEFLDGGTDTTSTALQWIMANLVKYPHVQTKVYEEIHGIVGPSPQLREKNENMVMIKEEDLQRMPYLKSVVLEGLRRHPPGHFVLPHTVTNDVELDGYLVPKGAMINFMVADIGLDPKVWDEPMEFKPERFFTNTISGGDGAPDLFDITGRREIKMMPFGAGRRICPAAGMAMLHLEFFLANLVWYFEWTAVERDTVDLSEKQEFTVMMKYPLRAHISPRWLSQTL